CCTGCCAGCGGGCGGTGCGCCTGTCATCATCACCTCCATGGGAGCCAGCGCCGTGCTGCTCTTTGGCATGCCACACGGGCAGCTCTCCCAGCCGTGGCCGGTCCTCGCCGGGCATGGCATCTCAGCGCTCATCGGCGTCCTCTGTGCGCAGGGCATCTCTCATCCCGCCCTTGCCGGAGCCTGCGCCGTGGGTCTTTCCATCGGAGCCATGCAGCAGCTCAAATGCCTCCATCCGCCCGGAGGCGCCACCGCACTCACCGCCGTGCTCGGTGGCGAGTCCGTCCGGCAGCTCGGTTTTGGCTTCGTGGTCTTTCCCGTGCTGGCCAATGCCACCGTCATGGTGCTGCTGGCCGCGCTGATCAACTACGCCTTCCGCTGGCGGCGCTACCCCAATGCCCTCCACCAACCCGCCCAGTCACGTGCAGCCGTAGTTCCGCCAC
The sequence above is drawn from the Prosthecobacter vanneervenii genome and encodes:
- a CDS encoding HPP family protein codes for the protein MSVSPIRRWLGIELIEISLTEKAVSALGGALAILALIAISTSALPAGGAPVIITSMGASAVLLFGMPHGQLSQPWPVLAGHGISALIGVLCAQGISHPALAGACAVGLSIGAMQQLKCLHPPGGATALTAVLGGESVRQLGFGFVVFPVLANATVMVLLAALINYAFRWRRYPNALHQPAQSRAAVVPPPTHEDILAALRSLDSFVDISEDDLIRLVELLRNHPGRNG